The proteins below come from a single Carnobacterium divergens DSM 20623 genomic window:
- a CDS encoding methionine ABC transporter permease — MQNLKIGTVDFSQVDPEKIKSATLQTLGMTAGSLILVFVLGILLGLLLYQTSGKSNPLARLLYWVVAILVNVFRSIPFIILIVLLLPFTKALVGSIIGPTAALPALIISAAPFYARMVEIGFREIDKGVIEAAEAMGANKFQIIYKVLLPESLPAIVSGLTVTAISLVGYTAMAGVIGAGGLGNLAYLEGFQRNQTAVTIVATLVILIIVFCIQAIGDIAVKRIDKR, encoded by the coding sequence ATGCAGAATCTTAAAATAGGAACCGTTGATTTTTCACAAGTAGATCCAGAAAAAATCAAAAGTGCGACACTTCAAACCTTAGGAATGACAGCAGGTTCTTTGATATTGGTCTTTGTATTAGGTATTTTACTAGGCTTGCTACTCTATCAAACAAGTGGAAAAAGCAACCCACTGGCGCGACTATTGTATTGGGTCGTTGCGATCTTAGTCAATGTGTTCCGCTCAATTCCTTTTATTATTTTAATTGTTCTATTATTGCCTTTCACCAAAGCACTTGTAGGAAGCATTATCGGACCAACCGCTGCGTTACCTGCCCTAATTATTTCAGCAGCTCCATTCTATGCACGGATGGTGGAAATTGGTTTTAGAGAAATTGATAAAGGTGTCATTGAAGCAGCAGAAGCAATGGGAGCCAATAAATTTCAAATTATTTACAAAGTACTATTACCAGAAAGTTTACCAGCCATCGTTTCAGGCTTAACCGTAACCGCCATTTCCTTAGTGGGCTATACTGCAATGGCGGGTGTTATTGGAGCAGGTGGTTTAGGAAATCTAGCTTACCTAGAAGGCTTCCAACGCAATCAAACAGCAGTGACAATTGTAGCCACACTAGTGATTTTAATTATCGTCTTTTGTATTCAAGCGATTGGCGATATTGCAGTAAAACGTATTGACAAACGATAA
- a CDS encoding AI-2E family transporter gives MENPEKTETNRKPFSWFWKWFLNNKFVTVLLVNLLILLNVFTLSKMSYLFEPIGSFFSVVGLPIILAGILYYLINPLIDWLEKRHVSRNIGITIVFILIIGLIVWGIAILIPLMQKQTMSFIDNWPDYWKKINTEVDGLLNSDLFSQVQTQISSVNKDLFSSTAGKLNGMVNSTFSSIGSIVGTVTNIIVALITMPFILFYLLKDGKRLPHFIMPLVPSKMRDTTYNVLKEMNTQISQYIRGQLTVAFFVAIMFIVGYAVSGLEYAVTLGILAGFLNLIPYLGSFLAMVPAVIIGLVDSPGMLIKVLIVFAIEQTIESRVISPQVLGSNLDIHPVTIIIVLLTSGKLFGVVGVILGIPGYAVLKVLIAYLFDWYKEVSGLYKHDHNPAPDPAAKETEKST, from the coding sequence ATGGAAAATCCAGAAAAAACAGAAACAAATCGCAAACCTTTTTCTTGGTTTTGGAAATGGTTTTTAAATAATAAGTTTGTGACTGTTTTATTAGTCAATTTATTGATTTTACTTAATGTTTTTACGCTTTCTAAGATGAGTTATCTTTTTGAACCTATTGGCAGCTTTTTTAGTGTTGTCGGGTTGCCAATTATTTTAGCGGGTATTTTATATTATTTGATTAATCCATTAATTGATTGGCTTGAAAAACGTCATGTGTCAAGAAATATAGGCATTACCATTGTCTTTATCTTAATTATTGGTCTGATTGTGTGGGGAATTGCTATTTTGATTCCATTGATGCAAAAGCAGACGATGAGCTTTATTGACAATTGGCCTGACTATTGGAAAAAAATCAATACGGAAGTAGATGGCTTACTAAATAGTGATTTGTTTTCTCAAGTACAGACTCAAATTAGTTCAGTAAACAAAGATTTATTTTCATCTACGGCAGGCAAATTAAATGGAATGGTGAATTCAACCTTTTCTAGTATTGGAAGTATTGTTGGAACAGTCACCAATATTATCGTCGCCTTGATTACAATGCCGTTTATCTTATTTTATCTATTGAAAGATGGAAAACGATTGCCGCATTTTATCATGCCGCTAGTTCCAAGTAAAATGCGAGACACGACCTATAACGTTTTAAAAGAAATGAATACCCAAATCAGTCAATACATTCGAGGTCAATTAACGGTCGCCTTTTTTGTTGCCATTATGTTTATTGTTGGATATGCGGTGAGTGGGTTAGAGTATGCGGTAACGTTAGGAATTTTAGCTGGATTTTTGAATTTGATTCCATACTTAGGTTCATTTTTAGCGATGGTTCCAGCCGTTATTATTGGCTTGGTTGATTCACCAGGAATGTTAATTAAAGTCTTAATTGTTTTTGCAATTGAGCAAACGATTGAAAGTCGCGTGATTTCTCCACAGGTTTTGGGGAGCAATTTAGACATCCATCCGGTAACGATTATTATCGTGTTATTGACGTCAGGAAAATTATTTGGTGTCGTAGGGGTTATTTTAGGAATTCCTGGATACGCTGTTTTAAAAGTCTTAATCGCCTATTTATTCGATTGGTACAAGGAAGTCTCTGGATTGTACAAGCATGATCACAACCCAGCACCCGACCCAGCCGCAAAAGAAACTGAAAAGTCTACGTAA
- the gloA2 gene encoding SMU1112c/YaeR family gloxylase I-like metalloprotein, whose translation MNLQTIHHVAIIVSDYQRSKEFYVEKLGFKIIRENHRKERNDVKLDLKLGASELEIFAMPNSPKRVSQPEACGLRHLAFKVEEIEETIAELTALGIPCEPIRIDDYTGEKMTFFFDPDGLPLELHE comes from the coding sequence ATGAACTTACAAACCATCCATCATGTTGCAATTATAGTGTCAGATTACCAACGATCAAAAGAATTTTATGTAGAAAAACTAGGCTTTAAAATTATCCGCGAAAACCATCGAAAAGAACGCAACGATGTGAAATTAGATTTAAAATTAGGCGCAAGCGAGCTAGAAATCTTTGCAATGCCAAACAGTCCAAAACGGGTTTCACAGCCAGAAGCATGTGGCTTACGACATTTAGCCTTTAAGGTTGAGGAAATCGAGGAAACGATTGCAGAATTAACGGCTTTAGGAATTCCTTGTGAACCGATTCGAATTGATGACTATACAGGTGAAAAAATGACCTTTTTCTTTGATCCAGATGGCTTGCCATTGGAGTTGCACGAATAG
- a CDS encoding MetQ/NlpA family ABC transporter substrate-binding protein, translated as MKKSKIFGIILTLGLVGTLAACGNGGKDSKKSDEDTLKIGASNVPHAEILEHVKPILEKEGVKLDIKTYTDYVIPNKALADGEIDANYFQHIPYFKNQVKENNYKFENAGEIHIEPLGLYSKRVKDLKDVKEGATVIVSNSQTDWGRVISILQDAGLVKVKKGVDITTATFDDIAENPKKLKFTYESDPALMTTFLDNDEGDLIAINSNFAVDAGLDPLKDAVALEKTSSPYANIIAVRSEDKDDPRIKKLVKVLKSEDVKKWILDKWKGAVVPVD; from the coding sequence ATGAAAAAATCGAAAATTTTTGGAATCATTTTAACATTAGGTTTAGTAGGAACACTAGCAGCTTGTGGAAATGGCGGCAAAGACAGTAAAAAAAGCGACGAAGATACCTTGAAAATTGGGGCAAGTAACGTCCCTCATGCTGAAATTTTAGAACATGTGAAACCAATTCTTGAAAAAGAAGGGGTTAAATTGGATATTAAAACGTATACTGATTACGTGATTCCCAATAAAGCCTTAGCAGACGGGGAAATTGATGCGAACTATTTCCAACATATTCCTTATTTTAAAAACCAAGTCAAAGAAAACAATTACAAATTTGAAAATGCTGGAGAGATTCATATTGAACCTCTTGGCTTGTATTCAAAACGCGTGAAAGATTTAAAAGATGTTAAAGAAGGCGCAACTGTAATTGTGAGCAATTCACAAACCGATTGGGGTCGAGTAATCAGCATTTTACAAGATGCCGGTCTCGTAAAAGTTAAAAAAGGTGTGGATATTACAACAGCAACCTTTGACGATATCGCTGAAAACCCTAAAAAGCTAAAATTCACATATGAAAGTGACCCTGCATTAATGACAACGTTCCTAGACAATGACGAAGGAGACTTGATTGCAATCAACTCTAACTTTGCTGTTGATGCCGGATTAGATCCATTAAAAGACGCAGTCGCTCTTGAAAAAACAAGTTCACCTTATGCAAATATTATTGCAGTTCGCTCTGAAGATAAAGACGATCCACGCATCAAAAAACTAGTAAAAGTACTAAAATCAGAAGATGTAAAAAAATGGATTTTAGACAAGTGGAAAGGTGCCGTTGTACCGGTTGACTAA
- a CDS encoding CDP-glycerol--glycerophosphate glycerophosphotransferase has product MSLRTSIRDSHLLLKKKANEPSLTHPTFSISKQEEDIVTSVSLSKEHPVYFKEFFILHRETGKRYTFETIVSQTDTFSFRFNLIAFIHQVLSTGERAHFEFYFEISYFIGGEWIEKQEPLSLDLFDYFDSYGITQFKDREDYIYPYISRKTNGFCFTVNIPVRSIRYIQDSHITQIKTKKNKIAISGEIVSKAIAINRIDTVMVGRKSGLTHVIHSNHMLEELEAGTHLYRYGYDLLIDVEDFAMELLLNDLADEEFDLYFDVYLNGLFDPTVVRVANPEKMHSQKIYKHTYFSYGNTTFAFSPKFSTQYQGLSICSTRFEKEVFDYFKELLWTFWFIRPFYLRRKIWIVGEKPTQASSNGFDFYRYLRQQHPEKEVYYVIDPASDAYQKLQPFGEDHLLKYKSKEYIWHLLMSETLLTAFAPYDIYPTRTKPLLNFVRAKKVYLQNGIVGLQDETKTLGRGSLQFETDLFLVSSKNEKRLVQDVLGYTDKEVAITGLSRYDRLFDNKETPEMKQQLLFYPIDHETGLHFQTEFIDVLAKNYLALIASTDMQEFLARHKLEFVIALPHAFETYVTEFEALNCTVRLQRMDDPMTLIKESKLMITDYASEAFDFSFLTKPVVFYQFENNFYQQKDSLQLQQAYQNELPGEVTVNADDLICILERIASDNFKMSKGNQQKANLLIEHKDTASNERIFEAVTHLKKGMPFL; this is encoded by the coding sequence ATGTCATTGAGAACATCAATTAGAGATTCTCACTTATTATTAAAAAAGAAAGCTAATGAACCAAGTCTTACCCACCCCACGTTTTCTATCAGTAAACAGGAAGAAGACATTGTCACGAGTGTTTCACTGTCGAAAGAACATCCGGTTTATTTTAAAGAATTCTTTATTTTACATAGAGAAACTGGAAAGCGCTATACCTTTGAAACCATCGTCAGCCAAACGGATACCTTTTCTTTCCGTTTTAATTTAATAGCGTTTATCCATCAAGTATTATCAACTGGGGAACGTGCCCATTTTGAATTTTATTTTGAGATAAGCTATTTTATCGGTGGTGAGTGGATTGAAAAACAAGAACCTCTTTCACTTGATTTATTTGATTACTTTGATTCCTATGGAATTACTCAATTTAAAGATCGTGAAGACTATATCTATCCTTATATTAGTCGTAAAACAAATGGGTTTTGCTTTACTGTAAATATTCCTGTTCGAAGCATTCGTTATATTCAAGATAGCCATATTACTCAGATTAAAACGAAGAAAAATAAAATAGCAATTTCTGGAGAAATTGTATCAAAAGCCATTGCCATCAACCGGATTGATACAGTTATGGTGGGTCGTAAATCAGGCTTAACCCATGTGATTCATTCAAATCATATGCTTGAAGAATTAGAAGCTGGGACACATTTGTATCGTTATGGATATGATCTTTTAATTGATGTAGAGGATTTTGCAATGGAGTTGCTTTTAAATGACTTGGCAGACGAAGAATTTGATCTCTATTTTGATGTGTACTTGAATGGACTTTTTGACCCGACGGTTGTTCGCGTTGCAAATCCTGAAAAAATGCATTCACAAAAAATTTATAAGCACACTTATTTTTCTTACGGCAATACCACGTTTGCCTTTTCACCTAAGTTTAGTACGCAATACCAAGGGCTAAGCATTTGTTCGACTCGTTTTGAAAAAGAAGTGTTTGATTACTTTAAAGAATTATTATGGACTTTTTGGTTTATTCGTCCTTTTTATTTACGTCGAAAAATTTGGATTGTGGGCGAAAAACCTACGCAAGCGTCTTCTAACGGTTTTGATTTTTATCGTTACTTACGCCAGCAGCATCCTGAAAAGGAAGTTTATTATGTCATTGATCCAGCTTCTGATGCTTATCAAAAGCTTCAGCCATTTGGTGAAGACCATCTTTTAAAATACAAATCTAAAGAATACATTTGGCACTTATTGATGAGCGAGACTTTGTTGACGGCCTTCGCCCCTTACGACATTTATCCAACCAGAACCAAGCCTTTATTAAACTTTGTTCGCGCTAAAAAAGTGTACTTGCAAAACGGCATCGTTGGCTTGCAAGATGAGACCAAGACGCTAGGTCGTGGCTCTCTTCAATTTGAAACAGATTTATTTTTGGTGAGTTCTAAAAATGAAAAACGACTCGTACAAGATGTTTTAGGCTATACTGATAAAGAAGTAGCTATTACAGGCTTGTCACGCTATGATCGTCTTTTTGATAATAAGGAAACGCCTGAAATGAAGCAGCAATTGCTCTTTTACCCTATCGATCATGAAACAGGTTTGCATTTCCAAACTGAGTTTATCGATGTCCTTGCTAAAAATTATTTGGCTTTGATTGCTAGCACTGACATGCAAGAGTTTTTAGCTCGTCATAAGCTTGAATTTGTCATCGCTTTACCTCATGCTTTTGAAACATATGTAACAGAATTTGAGGCCTTAAATTGCACTGTTCGTTTGCAACGTATGGATGATCCTATGACTTTAATCAAAGAAAGCAAACTGATGATTACCGATTACGCTTCAGAAGCCTTTGATTTTAGCTTCTTAACTAAACCGGTTGTCTTTTATCAATTTGAAAATAATTTTTACCAACAAAAAGATTCCCTTCAATTGCAGCAGGCGTACCAAAATGAATTGCCTGGTGAAGTAACCGTAAATGCAGATGATTTGATTTGTATTCTTGAGCGGATTGCCTCTGATAACTTTAAAATGAGCAAAGGAAATCAACAAAAAGCAAATTTACTGATTGAGCATAAAGATACGGCCTCAAATGAACGGATTTTTGAAGCAGTTACGCATTTAAAAAAAGGAATGCCTTTCTTATAA
- a CDS encoding lactonase family protein, with the protein MKETIYLGTYTKRASEGVYQITLDTEKKQLENLTVVAKADSPTYLGLSPDYKTLYPVVKIDGKGGMASYRKNENGEFIFVNGVTAEGAPPCYVGVDATRNFLYTANYHKGEIAVLQTAADGTLTLLDTVTHQGSSVHENQQTPHAHYADLTPDQHYVVACDLGTDEVYTYSVSTEGKLTEVARFKAAPGTGPRHLVFHPNGKVAYLFGELASVVVVLSYDAATGRFKELETVPTIPENFTDFNGGAAIRLSKDGKFLYASNRGHDSIVVYEVQNDGASLKQIQLISTEGQIPRDFNLTARDEFVVVGHQESDNLTLFERDPQTGLLSLVQKDVYAPECVCVYV; encoded by the coding sequence ATGAAAGAGACTATTTATTTAGGAACTTACACCAAACGCGCTAGTGAAGGTGTTTATCAAATTACATTAGATACTGAGAAAAAACAATTAGAAAATTTAACCGTTGTCGCTAAGGCTGATAGTCCAACTTATCTTGGCTTATCCCCTGACTACAAGACGCTTTATCCTGTTGTAAAAATCGATGGAAAAGGCGGCATGGCATCTTACCGTAAAAATGAAAACGGCGAATTTATTTTCGTCAATGGCGTTACTGCTGAAGGCGCTCCGCCTTGTTACGTTGGAGTAGATGCAACTAGAAACTTCTTATACACCGCTAACTACCACAAAGGCGAAATTGCTGTCTTACAAACAGCTGCTGATGGCACTTTAACGTTGCTGGATACAGTGACTCATCAAGGTTCAAGTGTTCATGAAAATCAACAAACGCCTCATGCTCATTATGCCGACTTAACTCCAGATCAACACTATGTTGTCGCTTGCGATTTAGGAACTGATGAAGTTTATACTTACAGCGTTTCAACCGAAGGAAAGCTAACTGAAGTGGCGCGCTTTAAAGCTGCTCCTGGAACTGGTCCTCGTCATCTTGTTTTCCATCCAAATGGAAAAGTAGCTTATCTTTTTGGTGAATTAGCAAGCGTTGTCGTTGTCTTAAGTTATGATGCTGCAACTGGTCGTTTTAAAGAATTAGAAACCGTGCCGACAATTCCTGAAAATTTCACTGATTTTAACGGTGGCGCTGCTATTCGCCTATCAAAAGATGGAAAATTCCTTTACGCATCCAATCGCGGACATGATTCGATCGTTGTTTACGAAGTTCAAAATGACGGTGCTTCACTAAAACAAATTCAATTAATTAGCACAGAAGGTCAAATCCCTCGTGATTTCAACTTAACTGCAAGAGATGAGTTTGTGGTTGTAGGTCATCAAGAATCTGACAACTTAACCTTATTTGAACGTGACCCTCAGACTGGATTATTAAGTCTTGTTCAAAAGGATGTTTATGCTCCTGAATGTGTTTGTGTCTACGTTTAA
- a CDS encoding arsenate reductase family protein, which produces MIQFYEHPRCSTCKKARAWLNQNEVAYQPINLLETPPTKVELKTWIEQSGLPIRRFFNTSGGKYRELGLKDKLDEMDLEEACELLASDGMLIKRPLTTDGKKLTSGFKEADYEANWK; this is translated from the coding sequence ATGATTCAATTTTACGAACACCCAAGATGCTCAACTTGTAAAAAAGCCAGAGCATGGTTAAATCAAAACGAAGTCGCTTATCAGCCAATCAATTTATTAGAAACACCTCCAACAAAAGTGGAGTTAAAGACTTGGATTGAGCAGTCAGGCTTGCCAATACGTCGCTTTTTTAATACAAGTGGTGGAAAATACCGTGAGTTAGGTTTAAAAGATAAATTGGATGAGATGGATTTAGAAGAAGCTTGCGAATTACTAGCTTCAGATGGAATGTTGATCAAACGTCCGTTAACAACCGATGGAAAAAAATTGACCTCAGGTTTCAAAGAAGCAGATTACGAAGCAAATTGGAAATAG
- a CDS encoding PTS glucitol/sorbitol transporter subunit IIA, with protein sequence MLTGTVTSIGTQAISQKDPIIILFGEEATEDIREVSVIQAFPSDKEAITLEVGQKVAFDDTVYMITAVGSLASDNLNSIGHITLSFTEVPTEDMLGNGIYLTPFALPEIKEGTTIHYYQD encoded by the coding sequence ATGTTAACCGGAACCGTAACGAGTATTGGCACGCAAGCCATCAGTCAAAAAGATCCTATTATTATTTTATTTGGAGAAGAAGCAACAGAAGATATTCGAGAAGTTTCAGTCATCCAAGCTTTTCCATCAGATAAAGAAGCGATTACTTTAGAAGTAGGACAAAAGGTAGCCTTTGACGACACTGTGTACATGATTACTGCGGTAGGCAGTTTAGCTTCTGATAATTTAAATAGCATTGGACATATTACTTTGAGCTTTACAGAAGTACCAACAGAGGACATGCTTGGTAATGGAATCTACTTAACCCCATTCGCCTTGCCAGAAATAAAAGAAGGAACGACCATTCATTACTATCAAGATTAA
- a CDS encoding methionine ABC transporter ATP-binding protein, producing the protein MIELKAIKKSFQTKNGTINAVNGVDLAIKSGEIYGVVGYSGAGKSTLIRMFNGLETPTTGTVSVDGQVISSLKGGALRKARQNIGMVFQHFNLLWSRTVIENIMFPLEIAQFPKALRLKKAKELIQLVGLEGRENAYPAQLSGGQKQRVGIARALANDPSLLLCDEATSALDPQTTDEVLDLLLDINKRLNLTIVLITHEMHVIRKICDQVAVMEDGKIVEQGNVLDIFTKPKEAVTKRFIQQDSNPDLGDTNLVVEELVQQYPEGKVVRLTFHGEQAKLPIISKVVKEDGIDLSIIQGSIQQTQEGAIGSLYVQLTGESLKIDDAIKNLRTLRVEVEVITNAES; encoded by the coding sequence ATGATTGAATTAAAAGCAATAAAAAAATCGTTTCAAACAAAAAATGGAACAATCAATGCAGTAAATGGCGTTGATTTAGCAATTAAAAGTGGCGAAATTTATGGAGTCGTTGGGTATTCTGGGGCTGGGAAAAGCACGCTTATCCGCATGTTTAACGGATTAGAAACACCAACAACAGGAACCGTTTCAGTGGATGGGCAAGTGATTTCAAGCCTAAAAGGCGGAGCGCTACGTAAAGCACGTCAAAATATCGGCATGGTTTTCCAGCATTTCAATTTATTATGGTCAAGAACCGTGATTGAAAACATTATGTTTCCTCTTGAAATCGCACAATTTCCAAAAGCATTACGCTTAAAAAAAGCTAAAGAGCTGATTCAGCTTGTCGGTTTAGAAGGTCGTGAAAATGCTTATCCTGCTCAATTATCTGGTGGACAAAAGCAACGTGTGGGAATTGCGCGGGCACTTGCGAATGATCCTAGTTTGCTCCTTTGTGACGAGGCTACAAGTGCTTTAGATCCACAAACAACGGATGAAGTGTTAGATTTATTATTAGATATCAACAAACGACTAAACCTAACAATTGTACTGATTACTCACGAAATGCACGTGATTCGTAAAATCTGTGATCAAGTGGCTGTGATGGAAGACGGGAAAATTGTTGAACAAGGAAACGTGTTAGATATTTTTACAAAACCAAAAGAAGCTGTGACCAAGCGCTTCATTCAACAAGACAGCAATCCAGATCTTGGAGATACCAATTTAGTGGTCGAGGAGTTAGTACAGCAATATCCAGAAGGAAAGGTTGTTCGTCTAACCTTCCACGGAGAGCAAGCAAAATTGCCAATCATTTCAAAGGTTGTCAAAGAAGATGGCATTGATTTGAGCATTATTCAAGGCAGTATCCAACAGACACAAGAAGGTGCCATCGGTTCTCTTTACGTTCAATTAACAGGAGAGTCGCTTAAAATTGACGATGCAATTAAAAATTTACGAACATTACGTGTTGAAGTTGAGGTGATTACAAATGCAGAATCTTAA
- a CDS encoding glycine cleavage system protein H translates to MTIRYSDNGLWVQKAGNEYTLGLSIKGQDDLGEVMFVDLTDTAATIEKNETLIGVEAAKAVTELTAPFAGKLVRKNEGLSENPEALNSTNYSENWIAVLSNVDETEFNALSEKEPQIG, encoded by the coding sequence ATGACAATCAGATATAGCGACAATGGACTTTGGGTTCAAAAAGCAGGAAATGAATATACTTTAGGGTTGTCTATTAAAGGACAAGACGATTTAGGTGAAGTGATGTTCGTTGATTTAACAGATACAGCAGCTACAATCGAAAAAAACGAAACCTTAATCGGTGTGGAAGCAGCAAAAGCAGTAACAGAATTAACCGCGCCTTTTGCGGGTAAATTAGTTAGAAAAAATGAAGGCTTGTCTGAAAATCCAGAAGCTTTAAATAGTACCAACTATAGTGAAAACTGGATTGCCGTATTAAGCAATGTAGATGAAACGGAATTTAATGCCCTATCTGAAAAAGAACCACAAATAGGTTGA
- a CDS encoding FtsW/RodA/SpoVE family cell cycle protein: MTDNIERKRESKIDYGIILSVMLLCVISIATIYSTTVIAQDNGLKPTIMHIAWYVVGAAAIAVIMQFDSEQLWKLAPIAYWGGIILLVLVLFLYDRDTEKVTGAKSWFKIGPLTFQPSEVMKVAFILMMARVVTKHNSEYARHQVSTDFLLLGKMLLTSLVPLVLVQLQNDLGTTLVFLAIIGGMVLMSGVTWRIIAPLFIAAFGIFGGALWLVMNDRPFLLKMGFHEYQFDRIDSWLDPYHDAADAAYQLVQSMKAIGSGKVFGKGYGIFEVYVPVRESDMIFSTVAENFGFIGSCLLIFIYFLLIYQMIRICFDTKNEFYAYIATGVIMMILFHVLENIGMSIGLLPLTGIPLPFISQGGTALLGNMMGIGLIMSMRYHYKSYMFSDEEREF, translated from the coding sequence ATGACTGATAACATTGAAAGAAAAAGAGAGTCTAAAATAGATTACGGCATTATTTTATCGGTTATGTTGTTGTGTGTCATCAGTATCGCAACAATTTATTCAACGACCGTAATCGCTCAAGACAACGGTCTAAAACCAACCATCATGCATATTGCGTGGTATGTTGTTGGTGCAGCAGCAATTGCTGTTATTATGCAGTTTGATTCCGAGCAGTTATGGAAGCTCGCCCCCATTGCGTATTGGGGCGGTATTATTTTACTGGTTCTTGTTCTCTTTTTATACGATCGAGATACCGAAAAAGTAACTGGTGCAAAGAGTTGGTTCAAGATTGGTCCTTTAACCTTTCAACCATCAGAAGTCATGAAAGTTGCGTTTATCTTAATGATGGCGCGAGTGGTAACAAAGCACAATAGCGAGTATGCAAGGCATCAGGTTTCAACGGATTTTCTATTATTAGGAAAAATGTTGTTGACGTCATTAGTCCCATTAGTGTTAGTTCAATTGCAAAATGATTTAGGAACGACGCTTGTATTTTTAGCGATTATTGGTGGAATGGTCTTAATGTCAGGGGTTACTTGGCGTATTATTGCGCCTCTGTTTATTGCTGCTTTTGGGATATTTGGCGGAGCATTGTGGCTAGTAATGAACGATAGACCCTTCTTACTAAAAATGGGGTTTCATGAATATCAATTTGACCGAATTGACTCATGGTTAGATCCGTATCACGATGCAGCAGATGCAGCATACCAGCTTGTTCAAAGTATGAAGGCAATTGGTTCTGGGAAGGTATTTGGTAAAGGCTATGGCATTTTTGAAGTCTATGTACCTGTCCGAGAGTCAGACATGATTTTCTCAACAGTTGCTGAAAATTTTGGTTTCATTGGCAGCTGTTTATTGATTTTTATTTATTTCCTATTAATTTATCAAATGATTCGCATTTGTTTTGACACAAAAAATGAATTTTATGCCTACATTGCGACGGGTGTTATTATGATGATTTTGTTCCACGTATTGGAAAATATTGGAATGAGTATCGGGCTGTTGCCATTAACAGGAATTCCGCTACCTTTTATTTCTCAAGGTGGAACGGCGTTACTTGGCAATATGATGGGCATCGGTTTGATTATGTCGATGCGGTACCATTATAAGAGTTATATGTTCTCAGATGAAGAACGAGAATTTTAA
- a CDS encoding VOC family protein: MINQLHHISAFTKNATENYDFYATVLGLRLVKNTVNQENTTMRHLFYGDYEGTPGTLLTFFEIPKLGHRVDKKSYFSTVSLAVPSHSLDYWQRRFADFNISTTLKNHELLVEDNDGFKIALVEMEEQIAPHKATKHTSIPANKQIIRIAKVSIVADQFKETQRFLSDYLSLKQENDTFFTEQHLDQTTVLASQSKDRTRFGRGTIDHIAYGVDSNDELEGFYQQALTDQWTIEEYVDRGYFKSLYIKEPSGLRIELATLSPGFQLDESLEELGTHLALPPFLEKNRTAIEAQLEEIK; this comes from the coding sequence ATGATCAACCAACTTCATCACATTTCAGCATTTACAAAAAATGCCACTGAAAATTATGACTTTTACGCAACTGTTTTAGGTTTACGTCTTGTAAAAAATACAGTAAACCAAGAAAATACAACGATGCGTCATTTATTTTATGGAGATTACGAAGGCACACCTGGAACCTTGCTGACTTTTTTTGAAATTCCAAAGCTAGGTCATCGTGTCGATAAAAAAAGTTATTTTTCAACGGTTTCATTAGCTGTCCCTTCTCACAGTCTAGATTATTGGCAACGTCGCTTTGCTGACTTTAACATTTCAACAACGCTTAAAAACCATGAGCTTTTAGTAGAAGACAACGATGGTTTTAAAATCGCCTTAGTTGAAATGGAGGAACAAATTGCGCCACACAAGGCTACAAAACACACTTCTATTCCTGCTAACAAGCAAATTATTCGGATTGCTAAAGTAAGCATTGTTGCAGATCAATTTAAAGAAACGCAACGCTTTCTTTCTGATTATTTAAGTCTAAAACAAGAAAATGACACTTTTTTTACGGAGCAACATTTGGATCAAACAACCGTCCTTGCCAGTCAGTCAAAAGATCGAACTCGCTTTGGCCGTGGAACAATTGACCACATCGCCTATGGAGTTGACAGCAACGATGAACTAGAAGGCTTCTATCAACAAGCATTAACGGATCAATGGACTATTGAAGAATACGTCGATCGTGGTTACTTTAAAAGCTTGTATATTAAAGAGCCTAGTGGCTTAAGAATTGAATTAGCTACTCTCTCTCCTGGCTTTCAATTAGATGAATCCCTTGAAGAATTAGGAACCCATTTAGCGTTACCCCCATTTTTAGAAAAAAATAGAACAGCCATTGAGGCTCAACTGGAGGAAATAAAATGA